The genomic stretch ATGGCTACAAGATAGTGCGAAATGCTTCTGTTTTCAAGTCGAGACATCGCTATGGCTTGTGGATAACTCAGGGATAGATTTTTTTCAGTAAGTAGCCACTAACCTATACAATTATGTATTACTTGGATCGCTACAAAAGCAAGTTGAAAAGTGTTGTCAAAGTAGACGCACAAAAAAATAAATCGCTTGATCTTTGATGGGATTTGATCAGAAAAAAGATCGATTTATTTATGCGCGATCAAGCACATTTTTATGAAATGTCAATGTATGAAAGCCAACATTTTAGGTCAGCATTTCATACAAAATAATAGGAGAGAAAGGAAAGGTTTATTGGATGAATTGAGTATGAACGATATAGTTCACATCGACATTTTTCCCCAAAGAATAGGTATCGGTTAATAAGTTGTAGCCTAAACCGGTAATCGATTGTTCTTGTAGTGGTGTGCTATCAACCATTTTAAGTAATTCTGAAGGACGGATGAACTTGGCGTGTTCATGAGTACCTTTAGGCACTAATTTCATCACTTGTTCTGCGCCCACAATGGCAAATAAATAGGATTTGATATTGCGGTTTAAAGTTGAGAAAAAGACATGGCCGCCAGGTTTGACTAATTTAGCGCACGCTTGGATCACCGATAGTGGGTCGGGAACATGTTCCAGCATTTCCATACAAGTGACGACATCGTAACTGGCAGGGTGTTGCTCGGCATGATCTTCAATTGTGCTTTGGATATAAGTCAGGGTTGTTCCGGTTTCAAGCGCATGTAAGCGTGCGACTTCAAGCGGCTCTGCGCCCATATCAAGGCCTGTGACTTCCGCGCCTTGTTTGGCCATGCTTTCTGCTAAAATACCGCCGCCACAACCCACATCAAGCACTGTCTTTGCAAATAAGCCATCAGCATTATCTAAGATGAAGTTTAAACGCAGAGGGTTAATTTGATGTAGAGGCTTAAACTCGCCATCAAGATCCCACCAACGAGAAGCCATATCGGCAAATTTTTTGATTTCAGCTGGATCAACGTTTTGTGTGGTCGTCATATTGGTCTGTTCTTTTAACAATTAAGATGATTGTCACTATATCAGG from Vibrio algicola encodes the following:
- the ubiG gene encoding bifunctional 2-polyprenyl-6-hydroxyphenol methylase/3-demethylubiquinol 3-O-methyltransferase UbiG, translated to MTTTQNVDPAEIKKFADMASRWWDLDGEFKPLHQINPLRLNFILDNADGLFAKTVLDVGCGGGILAESMAKQGAEVTGLDMGAEPLEVARLHALETGTTLTYIQSTIEDHAEQHPASYDVVTCMEMLEHVPDPLSVIQACAKLVKPGGHVFFSTLNRNIKSYLFAIVGAEQVMKLVPKGTHEHAKFIRPSELLKMVDSTPLQEQSITGLGYNLLTDTYSLGKNVDVNYIVHTQFIQ